Sequence from the Erythrolamprus reginae isolate rEryReg1 chromosome Z, rEryReg1.hap1, whole genome shotgun sequence genome:
GTAATAATTGCAGATTTTCTAGCGTTTGTATCAAGTCCTTTAGGAGATCAAAACACCATGCATGGAATAGGTCCATGCCTTTCCTTTAATATGCTTCGCTGTGCTTTCTTGCAGGGTATCATATGTTAATCATGGAGAATCAAACTACTGTGCCTTATTTTCTGCTCCTGGAATTTTCAAAAAATCGGCCACTGCAGCTTCtacatttcttcttatttttcatattatacctggcaacagcaacagcaaatcTTCTTATCATCTCTGCAATAGCTTTTGACCATCAACTGCACAGCCCCATGTATTTTTTTCTAATGAATTTGGCTTTGGAAAACTTGGGCATTGTATCAGTCATTGTCCCCAAATCCATGATAAATTCTCTCATGGATACCAGGCAAATTTCTTACTTTGGTTGTGTTGCTCaaatctttctctttgtctccttTGAAGCTTTTGAATTGTGCCTCCTGACAGTCATGGCATATGATCGGTATGTTGCCATTTGCCGCCCACTGCACTATGAGATGGTGATGAATTGGAAAGCCTGCACCAAAATAGTGATTCTGGTGGGAGTTACAGGTATACTCTATGGAGTGCTGCACACCACTGGCACTTTTTACATCCCTTTATGTTCTAATGTTATCAACCAGTTTTACTGTGAAATTCCACAACTACTAAATCTATCCTGTTTTGGTTTCAATCTACTTGAAATTGGATTGCTTGGAGTTAGTATAAGTGCAGGATTTGgttgttctatttttattatcTGCTCCTATGCCATGATCTTTAAGGCAGTGCTGAGAATCCCTTCTACGAAAGGAAGGCAGAAGACCTTTTCCACTTGTCTTCCACACCTGATAATCTTTTGTATTCTTTTGGTAACTTCATGCCTGGCCTACCTGAAACCGCCCTCTAACACCCCATCTTACTTAGATTTAGTATTCACTGTCCTATATTCCTTACTTCCACCCCTGTTTAATCCAATTATCTATAGCCTGAGAAATAAGAATATCATACTTATCCTAGCTAAACTGTGGAGATTCTGACATTTTGTTCACTCATGATTTTTATTTGATTCTCTTGCATTaaactttttatgtttttttccttcaGTTTTCTCAGGAAAGAAAAGCAATTACAAAGGGAAATACAGTTAAGGTAGAGATAGATATCCTCTCAGACCAATGCTATCACTTGAAAAGGTGCCAAAATATAATTCAATATCCTGAATCACAGCCTTGACCtcttggcagcccctcaaatattagctcatatttaattgcttgtccactaagacttccaagatccctctcttaGTTACTGCTATTAAACCTGGTTTCACCTAGTctatatgtgtacttttggtttttcttgcctaaatgtatggctttacttttctctacattgaatttcaataATCTGTCAAGATGACTGAAAACAGCTGGGAGATGGGTAATTTCATTTACTGATGAAATATATAAACTTTGGATAGGCTCAGTTTATAATGTGAGGTGGGTGTGTAGATTTACCTAAGCTTCCTTTTGTAAACTTATTATTGTGACTCATTTTAGTTCCTGTGTAGCTGTTATTAAAATTTCTGTAGAACTTTaagttctacttttatttgtggAGAATCTATTCCATTTAAGCACCTGTTATTTGGGATCTCGGGTCCTGAAGTAATTGCTATCTCTAAAATTTCCCAATACAAAATGGGATCTAAGATGTGAATGCACTTTTATTAAAACAAGAAAGAAATGTATAAAATTGACTTGATCTTTTTGGAATAATCAGTTGGAGTGCACTATTCCTTTGAATTGGTGAAGGACTGTCTTAAAGACTGGTATTAATTCCTTTTGACCATAAATGTTGAGATATTCATGAGCTGGAAGAGTCAGTGGTAACATGGTCAGCCAATAAATTAGCATAGTAACTCAGTCAGCCAATGTGAGTTAACTGCTGATGAATCTGTGTAGAAGAAACTGTAAGCTTAAGGTTGGGTGTGGTTTCAGTCTTCATTATGTCCCTGTTCGTTATGTCTTGATGAGGTCTTTCCTCTGAACTTGCTGTAATGAAGTTAATTCTCTGCAATTGAATGAAGAGAAAAACTCAATGCATGATACTGTAAAATGTTTGTTATGAACATAAATAAGTTATTTAATTCAGCTAAAAGCAGTCAACTGTATGGGCTTCTGGTTTATTTTTCAACAGAGAAAATTTCCAATAATAAAGCAAATTTATTTTACAGAAAACAAGGAGTGGCAAACAGTTGGTCTAAGCAATGAGTAATGCCCCATTTGGGGAGGGAGTGATGCTGTCTCCTTTGAAGAAGACAATGTTATAGCATTTTCTTATGAGGCAATCCCTGGAACCAACTTTGTTAGGCGAATTTGCTGATAACCAACATTCTGTTTTAGAGAAGGCTGATAAATGCATAGATGGTGTTAGTTTCAGAAGACATTGGATGAAGCAGATTATCTAGATCCTTTTTAGTTAGGTTTAAGGCCAGGTGATATCAAAGGGAAAGGTTAAAATAATATATCTTGTTATGTCTAGTTACTCTTTTTGGATTGAAGCAATTTCCAAATTTCCAATTTGACATCTTTGTCCCTCATGTTATAGATTAATGGATTTATTAGTGAAGACATGGCAATATATAGCATACGTGGTCTAGACTGGATGAAGAATTTAGAGGTAGTATAGATGAGCCAAGATTCTATTGCCAAGGAATACAGAAACAacagtgaggtgaggggaaaacccctttctctctcttaacTGAGTATTCTAGCATAGAGGAAAAGATCATttagatttttcaaaaataataattttgggaTATGAATTTGGGCTTGCTGCCTAATTTAAGAGAGAACTATCATTGTATCAAACTGATGCTATACACTCAACATGAAATGCCAGCTTTGTGAATCTTCTCTCTAAATGTTAGAACTGGATATACCAATTCTATTTTGACAATCTCTGCTTGTATTTGACACTACATTCTCAAGCTGATCAAACAAACCAAAGAAGAAAGGCCAACTTCATGTTCACActgtttataataaaaatgactgaTCTTTATGATATCATCTAAATTTTGTCTGTTAAAGGAAAAACCAATTAATGTGCCTTCCCCTAAAATCAAGAGCATAAGATATGTCAGAAATGTACTTACTTTTTACACTTAATATTTAAAATGTGTTAATCTAATGTCTTCCTACAGGATAATTATGAGATTGGGTGAATTAACTCATTGAAAATTTCTGAAACTGACTTCCAGAATGAAGCAATTATTTCCAATAGGCACTCTCCCCTTACATGTGACCTAGGATAACAtttcaggatccaatctggattgATCATCAgaaccagaggttttgtcttcccaGCTTTCTGACTTATAATTGAGTTCATCCTTAGGCAACTTCTCTTTAGAAGAGCATGTGCTTTGTGGTGTTCTCTTTGTGGTATTTATATGATGCCTATATTTTTTTGTGAGTTTCTAGATGTTGATCAGGGTGTTGATGGATGGCTATTAAATCATTGCCttttttaatcccccccccctctttctactgtttttaatatttccaGCAGCACCTCTTTCTTGATATTTACTTATGGgcaatttaaaacaaaacttcAAATGAGCATTTGAAATAAGCATCTCAAGtattttaaatctttacttataGCTATAAGTacagtagtttgtttgtttatttatttatttattcatttgtcctatacacaaatacataggaagaaaaatagacatatagtaatatatataagggtaaagtgaacttagaggagaggatatatgaaagaaagaatatatatatgataagtgagagaaatgaaagacaattggacaggggacgaaaggcacaccagtgcacttatgtacgtcccttactggcctcttaggaacctggagaggtcaatcgtggagaatctaagggagaaatgttgggggttaggggttgacacaattgagtccggtaatgagttccacgcttcgataactcgattgttgaaatcatattttttacagtcaagtttggagtggttcgtattaagtttgaatctgttgcgtgctcttgtgttgttgcggtagaagctgaagtagtcattgaccagtaggacgttgcagcatatgatcttttgggcaatactcaaatcgtgttttaggcaccatagttctaggctttctaggcccaggacacCAATGtatgacaacaattgagcccaatattcTCTTCAATTATATTTCATCTTACTACAGAAGATAGAATAATGTTTTGTCAAAGATAGCACTTATCttctttataatgtcttggtggGAAACCTTTATATTAATGactttcaaaaatatattttaaaattgttcaGCATTTGAAAATTTGAATTGCCTAATGAAATCAAAGTGAAATAAATTATACAATAGAAACTATTCAAAGAAATTAGGGCTTATTTAAGAGCAAACTAAATAATTGGAATttgaactgttcttgtgtctagttgtcttggcgtgcagtgctctatagcgttgttttgagggtagaagttggaacaatttatgtccaagatgtgaggggtcagtaaatattttcagggccctctttttgacttttgCAGTACTCAGGTCTTCAATGGAAATCAGATTGGTAGTTTTAAATTATTGGGACAATAAACttacatttattttatgtttagatAGTAATATTAATCCAAGACATAATCAACTCAGCAACATTTAGCATATTACATTACAGGTTTTGTGGTGGTCTTCATTCCAGAATTTTGAAAAAACTGCAGGTTTCTGGTATTCTAACTGAATTTCTTTCTTCTAAAATTTTAATTATACTGTTTACACACATTTGGACTACAGTATAACTAAATTATGAATGACTGACTTTAGTAAAAGTTCTCCTTGGTGCAATGTAGAATATTCTTATATACCACCTTTATTTAATTGACTTCAGAGAAAAATATAATGGATAGCATTTTGCATTAGAAGAAAACACACTATTTTACAGTTTCATAGATATATATTACACAAAAGGAGGATGAGTGTCACACTCCTAGGgataattaaataatatactgCCCATCTCATAGATTGAAGTGAGCCTGGGAAGTTTAcaatgtaataataaatagacatataaaaacaattatataATAACATATTAAAATTATGAAAGATTAAATACAAACTAAAAGACCAGAGATGTGGAGTGAAGCAGCAGTGGTACATTCTTTGTCACTGAACTAACTATCTGCAGCACTAGAAATATGAAGGTCCAAGGGCATGACTGCTCCTCTTCCAAAAGTAACATTGACTATACAACCAAAGAGAAAGAAGAATCATTATAATAAAATTTCTCCAAATCTGAAGCATAAAAACATATAACAACCCTGTTCCCAACTCTTCAACAAGCATGATGAATATTCTCCCAAACTGTATCTTAGACCGAGGCCAGACTGAAATAGGTACTGGTAAATGACTTTCTCCAAAAAATCTCTGCCCATGTCCTGTCCCAGACCAAATATACATGGGAAGCTTTATTGGCAATTGGTGAATTAAGGAATCAAGTGGCAAAATAAGTGTGAACACCTAAATACCACAAGGAAATGTCCTGAAGTTTGTCTTTTAAGAGTTCCAACTCTAAAAAGAAGACACAAGAGTACTTAAAATGAACTCTGAGGATGAAACATTACAAAGGCTACTTTAGTTGGTATAGGCTGCCAAACCAGATATGGCCCAAACCAGATGGTCTCCTCCCCGTACGTGGAGGGGATGCAGTCTGGGTACCAGAAATGGCTCAGAAATGGCATGACTGAAAGATTTCTGGTGAAATTCtccagttttttgcttccacacatgaatACATGGAAGTAAACATATTggcgaaaatagctgaaatctcacaagatttggcttgcaatgcatgcacaaaagccaaatcttgcatgggatGTATGTGCTCATGCCAGGAGCATGTGTTCCCACCACCTGCTGAGGACCAGCTGGATAGCAAGGTAAGTGGCTGCCTACCAATGGTCCAAACCAAAGCCAAAATGATTCACTGACAGATCTGTAAAAATTATCCtgtgcaaataaaaaaaaattgctgtgtGATAAGTAGTCAAAAATGAGAAGGATAGATATTGTGAGATTTCTAAATAAAAACTCAAAGCATCTTAAAACCACATCCCAATGTATCCTTCTCATTTTTGACTACTTATCACACACCAATTTTCATAtcccaatacatacatacatacatacatacatacatacatacatacatacatacatacatacgcataTATGCAGGTCTTTaggtatttgggtcttttcccatgtaagattgatagtaTCTTGGTGACGTTCGGACGGGTTCTGGTATATTTGGCTTTTGTCAAACAAAGAGTGGTCAAAACTGTCATCTTTCTATAAATATTGAGGGAGTATGGGGTGTTGGCTTACTTTCTGTAAGTGGGTTGGTTGGATGTATTGTAACATCTTGATTTGTTGATGCGTTAACATCTTGAGTAATTGATGGAGTTGATGTTTTCAGattagtcagctgttttgtaatgtatgtcttttgTAATGTaacaacagccaaacctcctacaactgaacccatcccattgggtttaccacccctggtgatcacagaaaaggaagtacaagatctatttcacagacagaagcctggaaaagttccaggcccagacaaggtaacttcttcttgcttaaaagtctgtgctgaccaattgacaCCCGTCTTTAccaaaatcttcaacaaatcactagagatgtgccatgttccttcctgcttcagatgctctactatcatcccagtgtcaAAGAAGCCcttcatcaaggaactgaatgactacagaccagttgctctaacctTTGAAATGCTAGTGATATCcatcttgaaaaccatcatgtaTCCACTTAGACACCTGGCAATTTGCACATCGAGAAAataaatcaacagatgatgctgttaatatggctctgcactataccctacaacatcttgaatctccagagATCTACGCTAGGATCCTCTttatagactttagttcagcattgaACACCATGATAtcagacattcttctaactaaactaaattagcTAGAGGTACCTTAACACACTTCAATAATGGGTTGCAGTTGGTATGGCTGGCGTCAGTGCTCCGGTAGTGAAAATGcagatgtgcatgcatctccatGCCCCCGACACGTGGATGCACATAAACATGTGAGGTTTGGCttctgtgtactctcaccacttctctctatataccatctcaaacgatccatctttTAAActgctgaagtttgcagatgatacaacagtgatcagacccATTCAAGACAACGATGAAATCACatatagatgggaggttgaacaactagcctcatggtgcaaccagaacaatctggaactgaacacattcaaaaccatagaaatggtgatagactttaggacaaaccctcccatcctaccacctcttacaatactagacaacaaaaGTATAAACAGGAGAAACTTTCAAATTTCTTGGTTCTATCATACTtccagacctaaaatggtcacctaacctcaaaaatgtcataaaaaaaCAGACAGACCTATGCAACTACAggccaatcagtctgacttctattcctggaaaaatactggaaaaaataataaaaaaacagcttagtcactacctagaaacaaacaagatacaaATAACAGCCAACATCATAACTAAATCAGTAGACCAACACAACAGTGTAGAcctaatatatttggacttcagtaaagcttttgataaagtagatcataaTCTcgtaatccacaaattagaaaaaaatggggtagatTATAAAACATGtaaatggataaacagttggctgaccaaccacacccaatgagttgtcttcaatggttccaaatccatATGGAAGGAGATAGGCAACGGGGTACCACAGAGTTCAGTCCTGGCCCCTgtgctcttcaatattttcattagatgagggaatagagggaggactaattaaatttgcaggtgacaccaagttggtggggtagccaataccctagaggaTGGGCTCAAAATACTTAGATtgattaacactgtgggcccaaactaacaaaatgatgttcaacatcgagaaACGTAAAGTCCTTCACCTGTGAAAGAGTCACTACTCTTTCACagtctcagagtcttggtggataaccaactaaatatgagccagcaacagGGGGATATACTCCAAGgtaagggaggtattaataccgcTCTGTGATGCCccggtcagaccacacctggagtattacattcagttctggtcaccacacttcaaaagagaaaggtacagaaaagagcaagcaaaatgataaggggactagaaaccaagacatatgaagagagattgctggaactgggcatggatgatCTAGTGAAAGAAGGGCCAGGGaggtggacatgatagcaatatactGGTACCTGAGCGGTCaccacagaaaggagggggtcactctattttccaggACACCAGTAGGCctgacaaggaacaatggatggaagctgaccaaggagagattcaacctggaaataaggaagaacttcctgatggtcagagcgatcaaccaatgggacAGCCTAAGGGTacaggttgtgaacaccccaactctCTACATATTCAAGAGTAGATTGGActaccatctggctggggaggtgtaggattcctgcttcagcagggggttggacttgatgacttgcagagtctctttcaactctaataaataaataaatttcataattCATAGGCCTTTAGCTGGAGGTGCGAGTGACAGCTGGACTGATGCCTGAAACagccttcaatccaaaaatagaCCAGATGTTTGTTGGGAGCTCGTAGAGGAAAGGGCAGTTACAAGAAATTGCCAGATGACAGCTGAGGCTCTTTTaatgaatttctttttatttatttatttattatttagatttgtatgctgcccctctccgaagacttttaaaGCAAAGTCACGTGTCCTGGATTAGGGGGAACCTAAGATGGAGGGTGATATTTATACTGTTTTCACACTCAGCCCCAGTTGTCTAAAGGATAAGGTCaatccatccttggaggctagctccatcaACTATGGAGAATAAAGGTGTTGTGGGGTTGGTGGCATGA
This genomic interval carries:
- the LOC139153498 gene encoding olfactory receptor 14A16-like — its product is MENQTTVPYFLLLEFSKNRPLQLLHFFLFFILYLATATANLLIISAIAFDHQLHSPMYFFLMNLALENLGIVSVIVPKSMINSLMDTRQISYFGCVAQIFLFVSFEAFELCLLTVMAYDRYVAICRPLHYEMVMNWKACTKIVILVGVTGILYGVLHTTGTFYIPLCSNVINQFYCEIPQLLNLSCFGFNLLEIGLLGVSISAGFGCSIFIICSYAMIFKAVLRIPSTKGRQKTFSTCLPHLIIFCILLVTSCLAYLKPPSNTPSYLDLVFTVLYSLLPPLFNPIIYSLRNKNIILILAKLWRF